The proteins below are encoded in one region of Desulfonatronum thioautotrophicum:
- a CDS encoding diguanylate cyclase — MSEMKTSKSVLIVDDVPVNIQVLAEALRVDYRVRIAASGAKALAIAASDDPPDIILLDVMMPEMDGYEVCRRLKNDPATKEIPVVFITAKTDSDDEARGLNLGAVDYIAKPFSIPVVKARVRTHVDLKVRTEILEQLAMLDGLTGIANRRSFDQSLEREWKRASRNALPISVVMVDIDYFKPYNDHYGHGAGDVCLQQVATALRSEIHRPMDIVTRFGGEEFAALLPETDADGALVIAGAFHRAVTDLDLPHGYSPTADHVTVSVGHATTIALPDKSPRELVNAADKALYEAKNNGRNRIYPEAGRLL, encoded by the coding sequence ATGTCTGAAATGAAGACGTCCAAGTCCGTACTGATCGTGGATGATGTTCCCGTCAATATCCAGGTTCTGGCCGAAGCCCTGCGCGTTGATTACCGGGTGCGCATCGCGGCCAGTGGTGCTAAAGCACTGGCTATTGCCGCATCCGATGACCCACCGGATATTATCCTTCTGGATGTGATGATGCCGGAGATGGACGGCTATGAGGTCTGTCGCCGACTGAAAAACGACCCGGCAACCAAAGAAATTCCCGTCGTCTTTATTACGGCCAAAACCGACAGTGATGATGAGGCCCGGGGATTGAACCTGGGGGCCGTGGACTACATTGCCAAGCCGTTCAGTATTCCGGTGGTCAAAGCCAGGGTGCGCACCCATGTTGATTTGAAAGTTCGAACGGAGATCCTTGAACAGCTGGCCATGTTGGATGGATTAACCGGAATCGCCAACCGGCGCAGCTTCGACCAAAGCCTGGAGCGGGAATGGAAGCGCGCTTCCCGTAATGCACTGCCCATCAGTGTCGTGATGGTTGATATCGATTATTTCAAACCCTACAATGACCATTATGGACATGGCGCGGGGGATGTCTGCCTCCAGCAGGTGGCAACGGCCTTGCGCTCGGAAATCCATCGGCCCATGGACATTGTAACCCGCTTTGGCGGCGAAGAATTCGCGGCGTTGCTCCCGGAAACGGACGCAGACGGCGCGCTGGTTATTGCCGGAGCATTTCACCGGGCCGTGACAGATCTGGACCTTCCTCATGGGTATTCCCCAACAGCTGACCATGTGACGGTCTCCGTTGGTCATGCCACCACCATTGCTTTGCCGGACAAATCACCCCGGGAGTTGGTGAACGCCGCGGATAAAGCACTTTATGAAGCCAAAAATAATGGACGCAACCGAATTTATCCTGAAGCGGGCCGGCTGCTCTGA
- a CDS encoding TolC family protein → MATNVASDTVHIAVVQDGASWFHDQLLEQVQAELDALLTGRDVRWIEQPEWNAQWDADHLATHLRLALDEPQTDLVFALGTLTTILVARQSTTLTKPVVGGMVPEATILDLPIDADGFSTQRNLTFVANPRRIKDDIQSFHRLTGFSHLHVFMDRGMLQGLPPMEILTQRMDAHLPEPLTTQADPRISILPMDDQAGPVLDSLPETTQAVYLSPALRMSEKQRDALLQGLIARKIPTFSLLGRPDVEQGVLAGLAPGNMGRFARRIALNIQQVLLGQEARSLPVLLQEEDALVINARTAEQIGFSPTFTTWIEATWLDRPSLGDAPPLTLAQAMLLALEHNAGLDAERFRRDAARRDHDLAGSRMLPQAVGQVQYQRLDADRAQASLGLFPRERTTAGIVLRQMIFDDALISAWRATDHLSRSRSRELESVRLDVLAEAGQRYLQLLSAQAMLRIDREVLQLTQTHRQMARTRHQIGVSGPEDVYRWESETAQRKSAVFAAQTLVEQARFALNQTLGMDQDQQWAVQDILLGDDDFAFLDKQLNGLLRTVADWERLRPFFVELAQDLSPEIKALDEVTKAQEIDRDRLRRRFTTPSLHAQFSYDRELAADRPGAGGLPFSLPEADRNEWTVGLALSMPLFEGGGRFHELRQAEDQLQGLARTRNQAKQLVAQRVRTALVAMQSSHPNIRLTREAARLSRENLRVVQDKYARGVVTILDLLDAQNQVAVQEQAAALAVYMYLGDLLECQRALAWFEVDKTDAEKQAFLDAMQMHLMTGN, encoded by the coding sequence GTGGCAACAAACGTCGCTTCCGACACCGTGCATATCGCCGTGGTCCAGGATGGCGCTTCATGGTTTCACGATCAGTTGTTGGAACAGGTCCAGGCGGAACTGGACGCGCTATTGACAGGTCGCGACGTCCGCTGGATTGAACAGCCGGAGTGGAACGCGCAGTGGGATGCAGACCACCTTGCCACACATTTGCGCTTGGCCCTGGATGAGCCGCAAACGGATCTTGTCTTTGCATTGGGCACCCTGACCACGATTTTGGTAGCCAGGCAATCCACCACCCTCACAAAGCCAGTGGTCGGCGGGATGGTTCCCGAGGCAACAATTCTGGACCTGCCCATTGATGCCGACGGCTTTTCTACCCAAAGAAACCTGACCTTTGTGGCCAACCCTCGGCGGATCAAGGACGATATCCAGTCGTTCCACCGGTTGACCGGATTCAGTCATCTGCACGTTTTTATGGATCGAGGTATGCTCCAAGGCCTACCGCCCATGGAAATATTAACGCAAAGGATGGATGCACACCTTCCTGAGCCGCTGACCACTCAAGCAGACCCGCGTATCAGCATCCTGCCCATGGACGATCAGGCTGGGCCGGTTCTGGATAGCCTTCCGGAAACCACCCAGGCTGTCTATCTGTCACCGGCCCTGAGAATGTCCGAAAAACAGCGGGATGCTCTCCTTCAGGGATTGATTGCCCGAAAAATCCCTACCTTTTCCCTTTTGGGTCGCCCGGATGTGGAGCAAGGCGTGCTGGCCGGCCTGGCCCCCGGCAACATGGGCCGCTTTGCCCGGCGCATCGCCCTGAACATCCAGCAGGTGCTGTTGGGTCAGGAAGCTCGGAGTCTCCCGGTTCTGCTCCAGGAGGAAGATGCCTTGGTGATCAACGCCCGCACCGCGGAGCAAATTGGTTTCTCACCGACATTCACGACCTGGATCGAGGCCACATGGCTGGATCGGCCCAGCCTGGGTGATGCACCGCCATTGACATTGGCCCAGGCCATGCTCCTGGCTTTGGAGCACAACGCCGGTCTGGATGCCGAACGTTTCCGCCGGGATGCGGCGCGGCGCGACCATGACCTGGCCGGTTCCAGGATGCTGCCCCAGGCCGTGGGGCAGGTCCAGTATCAGCGCCTGGATGCGGATCGGGCCCAGGCATCCCTGGGCCTTTTTCCGCGAGAACGGACCACGGCCGGAATCGTGCTGCGCCAGATGATTTTCGATGATGCCCTGATCAGCGCCTGGAGAGCAACGGATCACCTGTCGCGTTCCCGAAGTCGGGAACTGGAGTCTGTCCGCCTGGACGTGCTGGCCGAAGCCGGGCAACGCTATCTGCAACTGCTCTCGGCCCAGGCAATGCTGCGCATTGATCGGGAAGTCCTCCAACTGACCCAGACCCACCGCCAAATGGCCCGGACCCGGCATCAGATCGGCGTCTCCGGGCCAGAGGACGTGTATCGCTGGGAATCCGAGACGGCGCAGCGCAAGAGCGCCGTGTTCGCGGCCCAGACCCTGGTGGAGCAGGCCCGTTTCGCTTTGAACCAGACCCTGGGCATGGACCAGGACCAGCAATGGGCCGTGCAGGACATTCTCCTTGGTGACGACGACTTCGCCTTCCTGGACAAGCAATTGAACGGATTGCTGCGCACCGTGGCCGACTGGGAACGCCTTCGCCCCTTTTTTGTCGAACTGGCCCAGGATCTTTCTCCGGAAATCAAGGCTCTGGATGAGGTGACCAAAGCCCAGGAAATCGATCGGGACCGCCTGCGGCGTCGGTTTACCACCCCGAGTTTGCACGCCCAATTCAGCTATGACCGGGAGTTGGCCGCTGACCGTCCCGGAGCAGGCGGTCTGCCTTTTTCCCTTCCAGAAGCCGATCGCAACGAATGGACCGTGGGCTTGGCCCTGAGTATGCCCCTGTTTGAGGGAGGAGGGCGGTTTCATGAATTGCGCCAGGCCGAGGACCAGCTGCAGGGCTTGGCGCGGACAAGGAACCAGGCCAAGCAGTTGGTTGCCCAGCGGGTCAGAACCGCCCTCGTTGCCATGCAGAGTTCGCACCCCAACATCCGCCTGACCCGGGAAGCGGCCCGGCTTTCCAGGGAAAACCTGCGCGTGGTTCAGGACAAATACGCCCGGGGTGTGGTCACCATTCTCGATCTTTTGGACGCCCAGAACCAGGTGGCCGTGCAGGAACAGGCCGCGGCCCTTGCTGTTTACATGTACCTTGGCGACCTCTTGGAATGTCAGCGGGCTTTGGCTTGGTTTGAGGTGGATAAAACGGATGCGGAGAAACAGGCATTTCTGGACGCGATGCAGATGCATCTCATGACGGGAAACTGA
- a CDS encoding glycogen/starch/alpha-glucan phosphorylase codes for MTKSISDKENGPARHDQNADLIQWNGDLHGDNSVEGLKRDIVRHVVTSLGNDYARPNEYTYYHGLALAIRDRMISQWIKTQRSYYKEQVKRVYYLSMEYLPGKSLMNSLHCLGLHDMAKEALADFGLELENVAEVEWDAGLGNGGLGRLASCYLDSMATQCISGYGYGIRYDYGMFHQVIEDGAQVEHPDNWTKHGTPWEFDRARFMKAVNFFGRVHTWVDDQGRLRHDWVETEKVLAMACDLLVPGFQNGQAINMRLWAAKSDTEFNLDFFNTGDYIGALEAKIRDETISKVLYPSDEKLQGRVLRLCQQYFFVAASLEDILRRYKKKYSSFAKLPEMVVIQLNDTHPTIAVPELMRILVDEELLDWDTAWDLCTRVFAYTNHTVLPEALETWPCSLIQRVLPRHMEIIYEINHRFLRWLDGLDDGHSDPGGRKSRLSIIQEHPEKTVRMANLAIIGSFSVNGVAAMHTEIIKSSLFSEFHAIFPGRFRNVTNGVTPRRWLNQCNPELTALISEKITGNWLYNLDRLRELVPHAEDPAFRVRWREVKLENKKRLKAYVARKLGFECNLNAMYDVQVKRIHEYKRQLLNVLHVITLYNRIKADPAQDIVPRVVFFGGKAAPAYTMAKLIIRLINGVAAVVNTDSDVAGRLQVIFLPNYCVSQAERIIPATELSEQISTAGYEASGTGNMKFALNGALTIGTLDGANVEMLEEIGPENMFIFGRTAEEIKSLRHEGYNPWHFCENDPELKRVLSMISNNVFSPHNHGLFAPIIDNLLHRGDFFCVLADYRTYVACQEQVSMLYRDQDEWTRRSILNTANMGKFSSDRSVMDYARDIWGVDPLACPL; via the coding sequence ATGACCAAAAGCATTTCTGATAAGGAAAACGGCCCGGCAAGGCATGACCAAAATGCCGACCTCATTCAGTGGAACGGAGACCTGCACGGCGACAACAGCGTGGAGGGGTTGAAGCGGGATATCGTCCGTCATGTGGTGACCAGCCTGGGCAACGACTATGCCCGGCCAAATGAATATACATACTATCATGGCCTGGCTTTGGCCATCCGGGACAGGATGATCAGCCAGTGGATCAAGACTCAGCGGTCTTACTACAAAGAACAGGTAAAACGGGTCTACTACCTGTCCATGGAGTATCTGCCCGGCAAGTCGTTGATGAACAGCCTGCACTGCCTGGGGCTGCATGATATGGCCAAGGAAGCACTGGCGGATTTTGGTCTGGAACTGGAGAATGTTGCCGAGGTGGAGTGGGATGCCGGCCTGGGCAACGGCGGTCTTGGCCGACTGGCTTCCTGTTACCTTGATTCCATGGCCACCCAGTGTATTTCAGGGTACGGATACGGAATTCGTTATGATTACGGGATGTTTCACCAGGTCATCGAGGACGGGGCCCAGGTGGAGCATCCGGACAATTGGACCAAGCACGGCACTCCCTGGGAGTTTGACCGAGCCCGGTTCATGAAGGCAGTCAATTTTTTTGGCCGGGTGCATACCTGGGTGGATGATCAAGGACGACTCCGTCATGATTGGGTGGAGACGGAAAAAGTTTTAGCTATGGCCTGCGACCTGCTTGTTCCCGGTTTCCAAAATGGTCAGGCTATCAACATGCGACTTTGGGCAGCCAAGTCGGACACGGAATTCAATCTGGATTTCTTCAACACTGGGGACTATATCGGCGCCCTGGAAGCCAAGATCCGGGACGAAACCATCTCCAAGGTTCTGTATCCCAGTGATGAAAAGCTCCAGGGCCGGGTTTTACGCCTCTGCCAGCAGTACTTCTTCGTGGCCGCTTCTCTGGAAGACATTCTGCGCCGCTACAAGAAAAAATACAGCAGCTTCGCCAAATTACCGGAAATGGTGGTCATCCAGCTCAACGACACCCATCCGACCATTGCCGTGCCGGAGCTGATGCGCATTTTGGTGGATGAGGAGCTGCTGGACTGGGACACCGCATGGGATCTGTGCACACGGGTCTTTGCCTACACCAACCACACCGTTTTACCGGAAGCTCTGGAGACTTGGCCTTGCTCTTTGATTCAGCGGGTTCTGCCGCGGCATATGGAGATTATTTACGAAATCAACCATCGCTTCCTGCGGTGGCTGGACGGCCTGGATGACGGACATTCCGATCCAGGCGGTCGCAAATCCCGCCTGTCCATCATCCAGGAACATCCGGAAAAGACCGTGCGCATGGCCAATCTGGCGATTATAGGCAGTTTTTCGGTCAACGGCGTGGCAGCCATGCACACGGAAATCATCAAGAGCAGTCTGTTTTCGGAATTTCACGCCATCTTTCCCGGGCGTTTTCGAAATGTGACCAACGGCGTCACGCCGCGGCGATGGCTGAACCAATGCAATCCCGAATTGACCGCATTGATTTCCGAAAAAATTACCGGCAATTGGCTCTACAATCTGGATCGATTGCGTGAACTGGTTCCCCATGCTGAGGATCCGGCCTTTCGGGTCAGGTGGCGGGAGGTCAAGCTGGAGAACAAGAAGCGCCTGAAGGCCTACGTGGCCCGCAAGCTGGGTTTTGAGTGCAACCTGAACGCCATGTATGACGTGCAGGTCAAGCGCATCCATGAATACAAGCGCCAGCTGCTCAACGTCCTGCACGTGATCACGCTTTACAACCGGATCAAGGCCGACCCCGCCCAGGATATCGTCCCCCGAGTCGTTTTCTTCGGCGGCAAAGCCGCTCCGGCCTATACAATGGCCAAGCTGATCATCCGGCTGATCAACGGCGTCGCTGCTGTGGTCAATACTGATTCGGACGTGGCCGGCCGGTTGCAGGTCATCTTTCTGCCCAACTATTGCGTGTCCCAGGCTGAACGGATCATTCCGGCAACGGAACTTTCAGAACAGATCTCCACGGCCGGTTATGAGGCCTCCGGGACCGGAAACATGAAGTTTGCGCTCAATGGGGCGCTGACCATCGGCACCCTGGACGGGGCTAACGTGGAGATGCTGGAGGAGATCGGGCCGGAAAACATGTTTATATTCGGTCGTACAGCAGAAGAGATTAAGTCCCTGCGCCATGAGGGGTACAATCCCTGGCATTTCTGCGAAAACGATCCAGAACTGAAGAGGGTGCTGTCCATGATCTCCAACAACGTATTTTCTCCCCACAATCACGGCCTGTTTGCGCCGATCATCGACAATCTGCTGCATCGCGGCGACTTTTTTTGCGTCCTGGCAGACTACCGGACCTATGTGGCCTGCCAGGAACAGGTCAGCATGCTCTACCGGGACCAGGACGAATGGACCCGCCGTTCCATTCTGAACACCGCAAATATGGGTAAATTTTCCAGCGATCGTTCGGTCATGGACTACGCCCGGGACATCTGGGGCGTGGACCCGCTGGCCTGTCCGTTGTGA
- a CDS encoding nucleoside recognition domain-containing protein, with protein sequence MAMSIQRFSLLTAFASKNARDALRICRALFKIMIPVMIVMKMLQEMGLVGLVGQVMGPMMELFGLPGAMGLVWATAMLTNLYAAAVVLITLLPESPLTSAQVTVLATMMLIAHGLPVELSIARRSGARVRTQLIVRIGAAMLCGWLLNMGYGWLNWGTALVQPSWLPEAPPSGWTAWMLREVRNLAGIAVIVLIMLMFLDVLKRLGVTDLMIRLLAPLLKSMGIGREAGTITIVGMTLGLSYGGGLIIHEARSGRIPAKDIFLALTFMGLCHSLIEDTLLMLLLGADLSGVLWARMVFSLVFIWILAWTVARLPESVINALLVRSQMSSRS encoded by the coding sequence ATGGCAATGTCAATTCAGCGTTTCTCACTCCTGACAGCATTTGCTTCCAAGAATGCCCGTGACGCCCTGCGGATCTGCAGAGCGCTGTTCAAGATCATGATCCCGGTCATGATCGTCATGAAAATGCTGCAGGAAATGGGCCTGGTGGGTTTGGTCGGACAGGTTATGGGGCCAATGATGGAGCTGTTCGGGCTGCCAGGAGCCATGGGGTTGGTCTGGGCCACGGCCATGCTGACCAATCTCTACGCCGCGGCAGTGGTGTTGATCACCTTGCTGCCGGAATCGCCCCTGACCTCAGCCCAGGTCACGGTATTGGCGACCATGATGCTCATTGCCCATGGACTGCCCGTAGAGTTGAGCATCGCGCGGCGCTCCGGCGCACGCGTGCGCACCCAGCTGATCGTGCGCATCGGGGCGGCCATGCTCTGCGGCTGGCTGCTAAATATGGGTTATGGGTGGTTGAACTGGGGAACTGCCCTGGTCCAACCGTCCTGGCTTCCGGAAGCTCCCCCGTCAGGCTGGACTGCCTGGATGCTACGGGAAGTTCGCAACCTGGCCGGCATCGCCGTGATCGTGCTGATCATGCTCATGTTTCTGGATGTGCTCAAGCGCCTGGGCGTCACGGACCTGATGATCCGCCTGCTCGCCCCGTTGCTCAAGTCCATGGGCATCGGCCGGGAAGCCGGAACCATCACCATCGTGGGCATGACCCTGGGCCTGTCCTATGGCGGAGGATTGATCATCCACGAAGCCCGCTCCGGGCGTATTCCAGCCAAGGACATCTTTCTGGCCCTGACCTTCATGGGCCTGTGCCATAGCCTGATTGAAGACACATTGCTGATGCTGCTGCTGGGTGCGGACCTGAGCGGTGTGCTCTGGGCCAGGATGGTCTTTTCCCTGGTCTTCATCTGGATCCTGGCCTGGACTGTGGCCCGCCTCCCGGAGTCGGTGATCAACGCCCTGTTGGTTCGCTCCCAAATGAGCTCCCGGTCGTGA
- a CDS encoding PAS domain S-box protein, translating into MDRKYRYEWLLLGAALLVLGGLLTVFLFREFRLMNTQEQERLELQTRTLQDKMEHHFVSIDRALSSLIAVVVNPQRPADDFDRAGMLMTAFAEAMPVAHSLIVTDAVGLVRAASHSEMVGAIIHDHPSFQAQRSAPDHTGLFIQATSVVAREIWTVHAVRIIPGRDGEFFGIVALALDPAYLHSLLSSVRTASGMHAAFMHGESGWGLSTIEQSGFLGAAPLENLLHIFPGGEAGFISAFHKIQPDSLNITSPLQVLVAREKAEAQALWKKRRHHVLGLFVLLAVLPIPVLYVNQQRRMAVENQVQASEQALVEKNLELERFFTLSLDMLCIADIQGRFTRLNPEWEAVLGVPLADIEGRKYLDFVHPDDVEHTRIAGTRLRAGEDLHFFENRLRCADGEYRWIEWRSKSHGDKIYAAARDITDRKRTEEALIRAETRYRSIFERAVTGIAFADEHGSILTHNESFQSLIGYTTEELIGMNFRQFTHPDDFSRELQFYQQMAAGDRDDYRLEKRYITKSGQILWVDLSVAVVRDEQGRLSNLVGLVVDISERKQVERELVQAKDAAESASRAKSDFLANMSHEIRTPLNAVIGLTQLCLEYDLEPRLRDYLQKVLRSSRMLLAILNEILDYSRIESGRLFLEQRFFPLASVIDQLTTLLEAQVREKGLTLSLHVEPDVPHFIEGDSLRLEQALSNLLGNAVKFTAQGRVDLRVSVQHRDAARVLLRFVVTDTGIGISPEIRDHLFTMFTQADTTTTRKFGGTGLGLAISRRLAEMMDGDLEFESVPGQGSTFIFTAAFRYKSESSQVQVPELPSALADAGGASSSEEQAPGKDGSLAEPFSMGTAFREQTDPGHSSRLARRLDLQAILTVLDEMIFLVEGGDLVGEDVISRLERAFDKREPSFVAEVRRNLDRFDYEAASALLKGKRAMMSLPPPKRGV; encoded by the coding sequence ATGGATCGCAAATACCGATATGAGTGGCTACTGCTGGGAGCAGCACTGCTGGTCCTGGGTGGTTTGCTGACTGTTTTCCTTTTCAGGGAATTCCGCCTGATGAATACACAGGAACAGGAACGACTGGAACTGCAGACACGCACGCTTCAGGACAAAATGGAACACCATTTTGTCTCCATTGACCGAGCCCTTTCAAGCCTCATCGCCGTTGTGGTCAATCCGCAACGGCCCGCGGATGACTTTGATCGCGCCGGGATGCTGATGACCGCCTTTGCCGAGGCCATGCCGGTGGCGCACTCATTGATCGTCACCGATGCAGTGGGTCTGGTCCGGGCCGCCAGTCATTCAGAGATGGTTGGAGCCATAATCCATGATCATCCATCGTTCCAGGCCCAACGGTCCGCTCCTGACCATACCGGCCTATTTATTCAGGCTACTTCCGTGGTTGCCCGGGAAATCTGGACGGTTCACGCCGTACGGATCATTCCGGGCAGAGACGGAGAATTTTTTGGTATCGTTGCCTTGGCGCTCGACCCAGCGTACCTCCATTCCCTGCTCAGCTCGGTGCGTACCGCCTCCGGCATGCATGCCGCATTCATGCACGGGGAATCAGGGTGGGGTCTTTCCACAATAGAGCAAAGCGGGTTCCTGGGGGCGGCTCCCCTGGAAAACCTTTTGCACATTTTTCCGGGAGGGGAGGCCGGATTTATCAGCGCTTTCCATAAGATCCAGCCGGATTCGTTGAACATCACCAGCCCATTACAGGTCCTGGTGGCCAGGGAAAAGGCCGAGGCGCAAGCCCTTTGGAAAAAACGGCGTCACCATGTATTGGGTCTGTTCGTACTGCTTGCGGTTCTGCCTATTCCGGTCTTGTACGTCAACCAGCAGCGACGAATGGCTGTCGAGAATCAGGTGCAAGCCTCGGAACAGGCTTTGGTGGAGAAAAATCTGGAATTGGAGCGCTTCTTTACGTTGTCTTTGGACATGCTCTGCATTGCTGATATCCAAGGTCGATTCACCCGGTTGAATCCGGAGTGGGAAGCAGTGCTGGGTGTTCCGCTGGCAGATATCGAAGGCCGAAAATACCTGGATTTCGTTCATCCGGATGATGTCGAACACACCCGCATTGCCGGCACGAGGCTGCGAGCCGGAGAGGACCTGCATTTTTTTGAAAACAGATTGCGGTGCGCGGACGGGGAGTACCGCTGGATCGAATGGCGTTCCAAATCGCATGGAGATAAAATCTATGCTGCGGCACGGGATATAACGGATCGCAAGCGCACCGAGGAGGCACTGATTCGTGCTGAGACCCGATACCGCAGTATTTTTGAGCGAGCCGTGACCGGTATTGCGTTTGCTGACGAGCATGGCAGTATCCTCACCCACAACGAGAGCTTCCAGAGTCTGATCGGGTATACAACGGAAGAATTGATCGGCATGAATTTCAGGCAATTCACCCATCCTGACGACTTTTCCAGGGAGCTCCAGTTTTACCAGCAGATGGCCGCTGGGGACCGGGATGATTATCGGCTGGAAAAGCGCTACATCACCAAGTCCGGTCAGATCCTCTGGGTGGACCTGTCCGTTGCCGTGGTTCGGGACGAACAGGGGCGGTTAAGTAATCTCGTGGGTCTGGTCGTGGATATTTCCGAACGGAAGCAGGTGGAGCGAGAGCTGGTTCAGGCCAAGGATGCGGCCGAGTCCGCATCCAGGGCGAAAAGTGACTTCCTGGCGAATATGAGCCATGAAATCCGCACTCCCCTGAATGCCGTGATCGGGTTGACCCAGCTCTGCCTGGAATACGACCTGGAGCCCCGGCTGCGCGACTATCTGCAGAAAGTTCTGCGTTCTTCCAGGATGCTGTTGGCTATCCTCAATGAGATTTTGGACTACTCCCGGATTGAATCCGGGCGATTGTTCCTGGAACAGCGATTTTTTCCTCTTGCCTCGGTGATTGATCAGTTAACAACGCTTCTGGAGGCTCAGGTCAGGGAAAAGGGGCTGACACTTTCCTTGCATGTCGAGCCGGATGTGCCGCATTTCATTGAAGGAGATTCCCTGCGGCTGGAACAGGCCCTGAGCAACCTGCTCGGTAATGCGGTGAAGTTTACCGCACAGGGCAGGGTGGATTTGCGCGTCAGTGTGCAGCACCGGGACGCGGCGCGGGTGCTGTTGCGGTTTGTCGTCACCGATACCGGCATCGGAATCAGTCCGGAGATCCGGGATCATTTGTTCACCATGTTTACCCAGGCCGATACGACCACGACCCGGAAATTCGGTGGCACCGGCCTGGGCTTGGCCATCAGCAGGCGTTTGGCGGAAATGATGGACGGAGACCTGGAATTTGAGAGCGTTCCCGGTCAGGGCAGCACCTTCATTTTCACCGCAGCCTTTCGCTACAAGTCCGAATCGTCGCAGGTCCAAGTGCCCGAATTGCCATCAGCCTTGGCTGATGCGGGCGGTGCGTCCTCATCCGAAGAGCAGGCGCCTGGAAAAGACGGCTCTCTTGCCGAGCCGTTTTCAATGGGGACGGCTTTTCGGGAGCAAACTGACCCGGGCCATTCTTCACGGCTGGCTCGAAGGTTGGACTTGCAAGCCATACTGACCGTCCTGGACGAAATGATTTTTCTGGTCGAGGGTGGAGATCTGGTCGGAGAAGATGTCATCAGCCGCCTGGAGCGGGCATTTGATAAGCGTGAGCCGTCTTTTGTCGCGGAAGTGCGCCGCAACCTGGATCGCTTTGACTATGAAGCTGCTTCAGCTTTGCTCAAGGGAAAACGAGCCATGATGTCGCTCCCCCCACCAAAACGAGGAGTGTAG
- a CDS encoding efflux RND transporter periplasmic adaptor subunit has protein sequence MQTVTVEAPRDHIARSFSGIAQAARDTALSFRIAGVLQELSVQVGDRVQAGEPIAELDSRDVELKVLEVEALTAQAQAAFTQARADYQRVRGLYEVGSVSRSDLDQAQAGFETTRAQLVAVNKNLDQARLNSSFTRLVAPTAGSISQVPVENFQTLQAGQPVAVLSTDEDLEFEAGIPDRLIHQLRIGDPAEVVFDVLPDKAFPAVVSEVAVTTGPLSAFPITLRLEEPTQRIRPGMIGSVRLNLPNNANTDSVESFTVIPPEAVFGLSTGEQMVWLVDPDSKTVHRRQVTVGRLVPEGLQILDGLAGGEILVTRGVHRLEEDQEVRILENGS, from the coding sequence GTGCAAACCGTTACCGTGGAAGCGCCCCGTGACCATATTGCGCGCAGTTTTTCCGGCATTGCCCAGGCTGCCAGGGACACGGCACTCAGCTTCCGGATCGCCGGTGTACTTCAGGAGCTCTCCGTGCAGGTGGGAGACCGGGTTCAGGCCGGAGAACCGATCGCCGAACTGGACTCGCGGGATGTTGAACTCAAGGTTCTGGAAGTGGAAGCCCTGACCGCTCAGGCTCAGGCGGCTTTCACCCAGGCCCGGGCCGATTATCAGCGTGTCCGGGGGCTGTACGAGGTAGGCAGCGTGAGCAGGAGCGATCTGGACCAGGCCCAGGCCGGTTTTGAAACGACCCGGGCCCAACTGGTAGCGGTGAACAAGAATCTGGATCAGGCTCGGCTGAACAGTTCCTTCACCAGGCTTGTTGCACCCACTGCCGGAAGCATTTCCCAGGTGCCGGTGGAAAATTTTCAGACCCTGCAAGCCGGACAGCCTGTTGCCGTACTCAGCACGGATGAAGATCTGGAATTCGAGGCAGGCATTCCAGACCGCCTGATTCACCAGCTTCGGATTGGGGATCCGGCTGAGGTGGTTTTTGACGTGCTCCCGGACAAGGCTTTTCCCGCGGTCGTCAGCGAGGTGGCCGTTACCACCGGTCCGCTCAGCGCTTTTCCGATCACGTTGCGTCTGGAGGAACCCACCCAGCGCATTCGTCCTGGAATGATCGGTTCGGTCCGGCTCAACCTGCCCAACAATGCGAACACTGATTCTGTGGAATCCTTCACCGTGATTCCACCGGAGGCGGTTTTCGGACTTTCCACCGGGGAGCAAATGGTCTGGCTTGTTGATCCGGACTCCAAGACTGTTCATCGCCGACAGGTCACAGTGGGCCGCCTGGTACCCGAGGGGTTGCAGATCCTGGACGGTCTTGCCGGCGGGGAAATCCTGGTGACCCGCGGGGTGCATCGCTTGGAGGAAGACCAGGAGGTCCGCATCCTCGAGAATGGATCCTGA